In Drosophila pseudoobscura strain MV-25-SWS-2005 chromosome 4, UCI_Dpse_MV25, whole genome shotgun sequence, the following proteins share a genomic window:
- the LOC6902567 gene encoding ATP-binding cassette sub-family G member 1 isoform X3 yields the protein MPDNDNVGERQTNGLARNRAQSLELHFSQVNYHLKTATKGFTQILNEACGTFKSGRLTAILGPSGAGKTTLLNALAGFKITGVSGRFLLNGRPRDLMAFRKMSAYIAQDFVMLNLLTVEETLWVSVDLKTPSAKSAQEKQKIIDDIIDILQLQSCRQTLVGKISGGEQKRLSIGIELATNPPIMFFDEPTSGLDCVSSYQVICHLQRLCHDGRIVVCVVHQPGSRLMQLFDDVLVLAHGEVLYAGEQRTMLATFEGSGYTCPQYYNPADFVLDVCSESSNTQRCESLISQNKLTHCPSGTNIQKLNVGEEDPSCILHPHCILSVLLCPLLCYCFLCSICRPSLPVLIFHFSSAHRDAPTSCLARPGPGASQGAGGVLFPAASAASAPLALHVQGYDCRPTATYYACCGRSAPGRGVLANRQRCRQNSVQRLLSALHHSVCVHWQRHALDPAMPAGLCGLHQGILQRLVLLASVLHIQGAGGPAPPADLPHHVHQH from the exons ATGCCCGATAACGACAATGTTGgagaaaggcaaacaaatggtTTGGCCCGCAACAGAGCGCAGTCGTTGGAGCTGCATTTCAGCCAAGTGAACTACCACTTGAAGACTG CCACAAAGGGTTTCACTCAGATACTGAACGAAGCATGCGGAACCTTCAAATCGGGCCGACTGACGGCCATTCTGGGCCCATCAGGGGCTGGTAAAACCACGTTGCTCAATGCTCTGGCTGGTTTCAA AATCACAGGAGTTTCGGGGCGGTTCCTTTTGAATGGTCGACCCAGAGATCTGATGGCCTTCAGAAAAATGTCGGCCTACATTGCCCAGGACTTTGTAATGCTAAATCTGCTGACTGTCGAGGAGACCTTGTGGGTCTCCGTAGACCTGAAGACGCCCAGCGCTAAAAGCGCGCAGGAGAAGCAAAAGATT ATAGATGACATCATAGACATACTGCAGCTCCAGTCCTGTCGACAGACTCTAGTGGGGAAAATCTCCGGAGGCGAGCAAAAGCGTCTGTCCATTGGCATTGAGCTCGCTACGAATCCCCCCATCATGTTCTTCGATGAGCCCACCAGTGGCTTGGACTGTGTGTCCAGCTACCAGGTGATTTGCCACCTGCAGCGCCTGTGCCATGATGGAAGGATTGTGGTGTGCGTGGTGCATCAGCCGGGCTCCCGACTCATGCAGCTGTTCGACGATGTTCTGGTCCTGGCTCATGGCGAGGTCTTGTACGCCGGAGAGCAGCGAACAATGCTGGCCACCTTCGAAGGGTCTGGCTACACCTGTCCCCAGTACTATAATCCAGCAGATTTTG TGCTGGATGTGTGCAGCGAATCCTCCAACACACAGCGTTGTGAGTCGCTAATCTCCCAGAATAAGCTAACACATTGCCCCAGCGGGACCAACATCCAGAAGCTCAATGTGGGTGAGGAGG ACCCATCTTGCATCTTGCATCCCCATTGCATACTTTCTGTCCTTCTGTGTCCCTTACTCTGCTACTGTTTCCTCTGCTCTATCTGTCGCCCGTCCTTGCCCGTCCTTATCTTCCATTTCAGCAGCGCTCATCGAGATGCCCCAACAAGCTGCCTGGCCAGACCTGGCCCAGGTGCGAGTCAAGGAGCAGGTGGGGTTCTATTTCCAGCTGCGAGTGCTGCTTCGGCGCCACTTGCGCTCCATGTCCAGGGATATG ATTGCCGTCCAACTGCGACTTATTATGCATGTTGTGGTCGCTCTGCTCCTGGGCGTGGTGTACTGGCAAATAGGCAGCGATGCCGCCAAAATAGTGTCCAACGTCTCTTGTCTGCTCTTCATCATTCTGTTTGTGTTCATTGGCAACGCCATGCCCTCGATCCTGCTATGCCAGCAGGACTCTGCGGTCTTCATCAGGGAATACTACAACGGCTGGTACTCCTTGCGAGCGTACTACATATCCAAGGTGCTGGCGGACCTGCCCCTCCAGCTGACCTGCCCCACCATGTTCATCAGCATTAG
- the LOC6902567 gene encoding ATP-binding cassette sub-family G member 4 isoform X4, producing MFFDEPTSGLDCVSSYQVICHLQRLCHDGRIVVCVVHQPGSRLMQLFDDVLVLAHGEVLYAGEQRTMLATFEGSGYTCPQYYNPADFVLDVCSESSNTQRCESLISQNKLTHCPSGTNIQKLNVGEEAALIEMPQQAAWPDLAQVRVKEQVGFYFQLRVLLRRHLRSMSRDMIAVQLRLIMHVVVALLLGVVYWQIGSDAAKIVSNVSCLLFIILFVFIGNAMPSILLCQQDSAVFIREYYNGWYSLRAYYISKVLADLPLQLTCPTMFISISYFMTGQPPEFERFAMCWAVCVMTGFIGHFVGVISGTLFSMQMSIFLVPSGTIPFLLFSGFFIRLNELSWFLRPICDFSFFRYIFEGLLRAIYGYGRGDLDCHANFCYYRTADQFLRDFGMAGDEFGWDMAVLGIFVALLLFFFYVTVNFCVRRALR from the exons ATGTTCTTCGATGAGCCCACCAGTGGCTTGGACTGTGTGTCCAGCTACCAGGTGATTTGCCACCTGCAGCGCCTGTGCCATGATGGAAGGATTGTGGTGTGCGTGGTGCATCAGCCGGGCTCCCGACTCATGCAGCTGTTCGACGATGTTCTGGTCCTGGCTCATGGCGAGGTCTTGTACGCCGGAGAGCAGCGAACAATGCTGGCCACCTTCGAAGGGTCTGGCTACACCTGTCCCCAGTACTATAATCCAGCAGATTTTG TGCTGGATGTGTGCAGCGAATCCTCCAACACACAGCGTTGTGAGTCGCTAATCTCCCAGAATAAGCTAACACATTGCCCCAGCGGGACCAACATCCAGAAGCTCAATGTGGGTGAGGAGG CAGCGCTCATCGAGATGCCCCAACAAGCTGCCTGGCCAGACCTGGCCCAGGTGCGAGTCAAGGAGCAGGTGGGGTTCTATTTCCAGCTGCGAGTGCTGCTTCGGCGCCACTTGCGCTCCATGTCCAGGGATATG ATTGCCGTCCAACTGCGACTTATTATGCATGTTGTGGTCGCTCTGCTCCTGGGCGTGGTGTACTGGCAAATAGGCAGCGATGCCGCCAAAATAGTGTCCAACGTCTCTTGTCTGCTCTTCATCATTCTGTTTGTGTTCATTGGCAACGCCATGCCCTCGATCCTGCTATGCCAGCAGGACTCTGCGGTCTTCATCAGGGAATACTACAACGGCTGGTACTCCTTGCGAGCGTACTACATATCCAAGGTGCTGGCGGACCTGCCCCTCCAGCTGACCTGCCCCACCATGTTCATCAGCATTAGCTACTTCATGACGGGCCAGCCGCCGGAGTTCGAGCGCTTTGCCATGTGCTGGGCTGTCTGCGTGATGACCGGCTTTATTGGACACTTCGTAGGCGTGATTTCCGGCACACTGTTTAGCATGCAGATGTCCATCTTCCTAGTGCCCAGCGGAACGATTCCGTTTCTCCTCTTCTCTGGCTTCTTCATTCGGCTGAACGAGCTCTCCTGGTTCCTGCGCCCCATCTGCgatttttctttcttccgcTACATATTCGAAGGTCTCCTGCGAGCCATCTATGGCTATGGCCGAGGTGACCTCGACTGCCATGCGAACTTTTGCTACTACAGAACAGCAGATCAGTTTCTCAGGGATTTCGGCATGGCGGGCGACGAGTTTGGCTGGGACATGGCTGTGCTGGGGATTTTCGTTGCGCTGctattgtttttcttttacgTGACAGTAAACTTTTGTGTTAGACGAGCGCTAAGATGA
- the LOC6902567 gene encoding ATP-binding cassette sub-family G member 4 isoform X1, with the protein MPDNDNVGERQTNGLARNRAQSLELHFSQVNYHLKTATKGFTQILNEACGTFKSGRLTAILGPSGAGKTTLLNALAGFKITGVSGRFLLNGRPRDLMAFRKMSAYIAQDFVMLNLLTVEETLWVSVDLKTPSAKSAQEKQKIIDDIIDILQLQSCRQTLVGKISGGEQKRLSIGIELATNPPIMFFDEPTSGLDCVSSYQVICHLQRLCHDGRIVVCVVHQPGSRLMQLFDDVLVLAHGEVLYAGEQRTMLATFEGSGYTCPQYYNPADFVLDVCSESSNTQRCESLISQNKLTHCPSGTNIQKLNVGEEAALIEMPQQAAWPDLAQVRVKEQVGFYFQLRVLLRRHLRSMSRDMIAVQLRLIMHVVVALLLGVVYWQIGSDAAKIVSNVSCLLFIILFVFIGNAMPSILLCQQDSAVFIREYYNGWYSLRAYYISKVLADLPLQLTCPTMFISISYFMTGQPPEFERFAMCWAVCVMTGFIGHFVGVISGTLFSMQMSIFLVPSGTIPFLLFSGFFIRLNELSWFLRPICDFSFFRYIFEGLLRAIYGYGRGDLDCHANFCYYRTADQFLRDFGMAGDEFGWDMAVLGIFVALLLFFFYVTVNFCVRRALR; encoded by the exons ATGCCCGATAACGACAATGTTGgagaaaggcaaacaaatggtTTGGCCCGCAACAGAGCGCAGTCGTTGGAGCTGCATTTCAGCCAAGTGAACTACCACTTGAAGACTG CCACAAAGGGTTTCACTCAGATACTGAACGAAGCATGCGGAACCTTCAAATCGGGCCGACTGACGGCCATTCTGGGCCCATCAGGGGCTGGTAAAACCACGTTGCTCAATGCTCTGGCTGGTTTCAA AATCACAGGAGTTTCGGGGCGGTTCCTTTTGAATGGTCGACCCAGAGATCTGATGGCCTTCAGAAAAATGTCGGCCTACATTGCCCAGGACTTTGTAATGCTAAATCTGCTGACTGTCGAGGAGACCTTGTGGGTCTCCGTAGACCTGAAGACGCCCAGCGCTAAAAGCGCGCAGGAGAAGCAAAAGATT ATAGATGACATCATAGACATACTGCAGCTCCAGTCCTGTCGACAGACTCTAGTGGGGAAAATCTCCGGAGGCGAGCAAAAGCGTCTGTCCATTGGCATTGAGCTCGCTACGAATCCCCCCATCATGTTCTTCGATGAGCCCACCAGTGGCTTGGACTGTGTGTCCAGCTACCAGGTGATTTGCCACCTGCAGCGCCTGTGCCATGATGGAAGGATTGTGGTGTGCGTGGTGCATCAGCCGGGCTCCCGACTCATGCAGCTGTTCGACGATGTTCTGGTCCTGGCTCATGGCGAGGTCTTGTACGCCGGAGAGCAGCGAACAATGCTGGCCACCTTCGAAGGGTCTGGCTACACCTGTCCCCAGTACTATAATCCAGCAGATTTTG TGCTGGATGTGTGCAGCGAATCCTCCAACACACAGCGTTGTGAGTCGCTAATCTCCCAGAATAAGCTAACACATTGCCCCAGCGGGACCAACATCCAGAAGCTCAATGTGGGTGAGGAGG CAGCGCTCATCGAGATGCCCCAACAAGCTGCCTGGCCAGACCTGGCCCAGGTGCGAGTCAAGGAGCAGGTGGGGTTCTATTTCCAGCTGCGAGTGCTGCTTCGGCGCCACTTGCGCTCCATGTCCAGGGATATG ATTGCCGTCCAACTGCGACTTATTATGCATGTTGTGGTCGCTCTGCTCCTGGGCGTGGTGTACTGGCAAATAGGCAGCGATGCCGCCAAAATAGTGTCCAACGTCTCTTGTCTGCTCTTCATCATTCTGTTTGTGTTCATTGGCAACGCCATGCCCTCGATCCTGCTATGCCAGCAGGACTCTGCGGTCTTCATCAGGGAATACTACAACGGCTGGTACTCCTTGCGAGCGTACTACATATCCAAGGTGCTGGCGGACCTGCCCCTCCAGCTGACCTGCCCCACCATGTTCATCAGCATTAGCTACTTCATGACGGGCCAGCCGCCGGAGTTCGAGCGCTTTGCCATGTGCTGGGCTGTCTGCGTGATGACCGGCTTTATTGGACACTTCGTAGGCGTGATTTCCGGCACACTGTTTAGCATGCAGATGTCCATCTTCCTAGTGCCCAGCGGAACGATTCCGTTTCTCCTCTTCTCTGGCTTCTTCATTCGGCTGAACGAGCTCTCCTGGTTCCTGCGCCCCATCTGCgatttttctttcttccgcTACATATTCGAAGGTCTCCTGCGAGCCATCTATGGCTATGGCCGAGGTGACCTCGACTGCCATGCGAACTTTTGCTACTACAGAACAGCAGATCAGTTTCTCAGGGATTTCGGCATGGCGGGCGACGAGTTTGGCTGGGACATGGCTGTGCTGGGGATTTTCGTTGCGCTGctattgtttttcttttacgTGACAGTAAACTTTTGTGTTAGACGAGCGCTAAGATGA
- the LOC6902567 gene encoding ATP-binding cassette sub-family G member 4 isoform X2 translates to MPDNDNVGERQTNGLARNRAQSLELHFSQVNYHLKTATKGFTQILNEACGTFKSGRLTAILGPSGAGKTTLLNALAGFKITGVSGRFLLNGRPRDLMAFRKMSAYIAQDFVMLNLLTVEETLWVSVDLKTPSAKSAQEKQKIIDDIIDILQLQSCRQTLVGKISGGEQKRLSIGIELATNPPIMFFDEPTSGLDCVSSYQVICHLQRLCHDGRIVVCVVHQPGSRLMQLFDDVLVLAHGEVLYAGEQRTMLATFEGSGYTCPQYYNPADFVLDVCSESSNTQRCESLISQNKLTHCPSGTNIQKLNVGEEALIEMPQQAAWPDLAQVRVKEQVGFYFQLRVLLRRHLRSMSRDMIAVQLRLIMHVVVALLLGVVYWQIGSDAAKIVSNVSCLLFIILFVFIGNAMPSILLCQQDSAVFIREYYNGWYSLRAYYISKVLADLPLQLTCPTMFISISYFMTGQPPEFERFAMCWAVCVMTGFIGHFVGVISGTLFSMQMSIFLVPSGTIPFLLFSGFFIRLNELSWFLRPICDFSFFRYIFEGLLRAIYGYGRGDLDCHANFCYYRTADQFLRDFGMAGDEFGWDMAVLGIFVALLLFFFYVTVNFCVRRALR, encoded by the exons ATGCCCGATAACGACAATGTTGgagaaaggcaaacaaatggtTTGGCCCGCAACAGAGCGCAGTCGTTGGAGCTGCATTTCAGCCAAGTGAACTACCACTTGAAGACTG CCACAAAGGGTTTCACTCAGATACTGAACGAAGCATGCGGAACCTTCAAATCGGGCCGACTGACGGCCATTCTGGGCCCATCAGGGGCTGGTAAAACCACGTTGCTCAATGCTCTGGCTGGTTTCAA AATCACAGGAGTTTCGGGGCGGTTCCTTTTGAATGGTCGACCCAGAGATCTGATGGCCTTCAGAAAAATGTCGGCCTACATTGCCCAGGACTTTGTAATGCTAAATCTGCTGACTGTCGAGGAGACCTTGTGGGTCTCCGTAGACCTGAAGACGCCCAGCGCTAAAAGCGCGCAGGAGAAGCAAAAGATT ATAGATGACATCATAGACATACTGCAGCTCCAGTCCTGTCGACAGACTCTAGTGGGGAAAATCTCCGGAGGCGAGCAAAAGCGTCTGTCCATTGGCATTGAGCTCGCTACGAATCCCCCCATCATGTTCTTCGATGAGCCCACCAGTGGCTTGGACTGTGTGTCCAGCTACCAGGTGATTTGCCACCTGCAGCGCCTGTGCCATGATGGAAGGATTGTGGTGTGCGTGGTGCATCAGCCGGGCTCCCGACTCATGCAGCTGTTCGACGATGTTCTGGTCCTGGCTCATGGCGAGGTCTTGTACGCCGGAGAGCAGCGAACAATGCTGGCCACCTTCGAAGGGTCTGGCTACACCTGTCCCCAGTACTATAATCCAGCAGATTTTG TGCTGGATGTGTGCAGCGAATCCTCCAACACACAGCGTTGTGAGTCGCTAATCTCCCAGAATAAGCTAACACATTGCCCCAGCGGGACCAACATCCAGAAGCTCAATGTGGGTGAGGAGG CGCTCATCGAGATGCCCCAACAAGCTGCCTGGCCAGACCTGGCCCAGGTGCGAGTCAAGGAGCAGGTGGGGTTCTATTTCCAGCTGCGAGTGCTGCTTCGGCGCCACTTGCGCTCCATGTCCAGGGATATG ATTGCCGTCCAACTGCGACTTATTATGCATGTTGTGGTCGCTCTGCTCCTGGGCGTGGTGTACTGGCAAATAGGCAGCGATGCCGCCAAAATAGTGTCCAACGTCTCTTGTCTGCTCTTCATCATTCTGTTTGTGTTCATTGGCAACGCCATGCCCTCGATCCTGCTATGCCAGCAGGACTCTGCGGTCTTCATCAGGGAATACTACAACGGCTGGTACTCCTTGCGAGCGTACTACATATCCAAGGTGCTGGCGGACCTGCCCCTCCAGCTGACCTGCCCCACCATGTTCATCAGCATTAGCTACTTCATGACGGGCCAGCCGCCGGAGTTCGAGCGCTTTGCCATGTGCTGGGCTGTCTGCGTGATGACCGGCTTTATTGGACACTTCGTAGGCGTGATTTCCGGCACACTGTTTAGCATGCAGATGTCCATCTTCCTAGTGCCCAGCGGAACGATTCCGTTTCTCCTCTTCTCTGGCTTCTTCATTCGGCTGAACGAGCTCTCCTGGTTCCTGCGCCCCATCTGCgatttttctttcttccgcTACATATTCGAAGGTCTCCTGCGAGCCATCTATGGCTATGGCCGAGGTGACCTCGACTGCCATGCGAACTTTTGCTACTACAGAACAGCAGATCAGTTTCTCAGGGATTTCGGCATGGCGGGCGACGAGTTTGGCTGGGACATGGCTGTGCTGGGGATTTTCGTTGCGCTGctattgtttttcttttacgTGACAGTAAACTTTTGTGTTAGACGAGCGCTAAGATGA